A part of Aegilops tauschii subsp. strangulata cultivar AL8/78 chromosome 2, Aet v6.0, whole genome shotgun sequence genomic DNA contains:
- the LOC120973607 gene encoding salutaridine reductase-like yields the protein MEGAILPSLPNTRVAVVTGGNKGIGFEVCRQLASGGITVVLTAQDETRGGEAVERLKALGLSGVVFHRLEITDASGAAALAGFLKARFGKLNILVNNAAVCGVEYGQEFDINEEKFAGLDFHQRVEWMLKNAREPIDSAKNTVQTNYYGTKHVIEALLPLLQASSEGRIVNVSSNYGLLRHIGNEEVRQELNDVDNLTQGRLDELLEKFIKDFEAGSLEMHGWPTKFSAYKVSKAAMNAYSRILARRHPELRVNCAHPGFVKTDMSMGFGVLTPEEGACNLAKVALLPGGGPTGAYFAQGEEAPFV from the exons ATGGAAGGAGCCATCCTCCCCAGCTTGCCAAACACGAG GGTCGCCGTCGTCACCGGAGGGAACAAGGGGATCGGCTTCGAGGTGTGCCGGCAGCTGGCCAGCGGCGGCATCACCGTCGTCTTGACGGCCCAGGATGAGACGAGGGGCGGGGAGGCCGTGGAGAGGCTCAAAGCGCTGGGGCTCTCTGGTGTCGTCTTCCATCGGCTGGAGATCACGGACGCCTCGGGCGCCGCTGCGCTGGCTGGTTTTCTCAAGGCCCGCTTTGGCAAGCTAAACATTCTG GTGAATAATGCCGCGGTTTGTGGGGTTGAGTACGGCCAAGAGTTCGATATCAACGAGGAAAAG TTCGCTGGCCTTGATTTCCACCAGAGAGTTGAGTGGATGTTGAAGAATGCCCGGGAGCCCATCGACAGCGCAAAGAACACCGTGCAGACCAACTACTACGGTACTAAGCATGTAATCGAAGCCCTGCTGCCTCTGCTTCAAGCTTCCTCCGAAGGAAGAATAGTGAACGTCTCCTCCAATTATGGACTGCTAAGG CATATTGGCAACGAGGAGGTGAGGCAGGAGCTCAACGACGTCGACAACCTGACACAGGGGAGGCTTGACGAGCTGCTCGAGAAGTTCATCAAGGACTTCGAGGCCGGCTCGTTGGAGATGCATGGGTGGCCCACGAAGTTCTCGGCGTACAAGGTGTCCAAGGCCGCCATGAACGCCTACTCGAGGATCCTGGCGAGGAGGCACCCTGAGTTGCGCGTCAATTGCGCGCACCCAGGCTTCGTGAAGACCGACATGAGCATGGGGTTCGGGGTCCTGACGCCGGAGGAGGGCGCATGCAACTTGGCCAAGGTGGCGCTGCTGCCTGGCGGCGGGCCAACCGGCGCCTACTTCGCCCAGGGCGAGGAGGCACCATTCGTGTGA
- the LOC109768420 gene encoding salutaridine reductase, translating into MEAVTSNPSSKRIALVTGGNKGIGLETCRQLASEGLKVVLTARNEARGLETVEGVRRSGADVVFHQLDVTDPDSVARLADFVRDQFGKLDILINNAGISGVDRDPVLFAQVQEQVESMDVDQRVQWMKENSKETYEEAKECMRTNYYGAKLVTEALLPLLQWSSSGRIVNVSSGFSLLRNFTSEELKKEFDDIDNLTEKRLEELLDLFLEDFKANLIEAHGWPTGGSSAYKVAKAALNAYTRILAKRFPAMRINCLTPGFVKSDMTMHMGVLTLEEGASNLVKVALLPDDGPMGAYFGRDGVVSFV; encoded by the exons ATGGAGGCGGTCACCTCGAATCCGTCGAGCAAGAG GATCGCCCTGGTCACCGGAGGGAACAAAGGGATCGGGCTGGAGACCTGCAGGCAGCTGGCGTCCGAGGGGCTCAAGGTCGTGCTGACGGCGAGGAACGAGGCGAGGGGGCTGGAGACGGTCGAAGGCGTCAGGCGCTCCGGTGCTGACGTCGTCTTCCATCAGCTGGATGTCACCGACCCTGACAGCGTCGCCCGTCTGGCGGATTTCGTCAGGGATCAGTTCGGGAAGCTCGATATCCTG ATTAACAATGCAGGCATTTCAGGTGTTGATCGAGATCCAGTTCTGTTTGCACAAGTTCAAGAACAG GTTGAAAGCATGGATGTAGATCAAAGAGTTCAATGGATGAAAGAAAATTCTAAGGAGACATATGAGGAAGCAAAAGAATGCATGAGAACAAACTACTATGGGGCAAAGCTTGTCACGGAAGCACTACTGCCTCTTCTTCAGTGGTCCTCCTCTGGGAGAATTGTCAATGTCTCATCAGGCTTTTCACTGCTAAGG AACTTCACCAGCGAAGAACTGAAGAAGGAATTCGACGACATTGACAACCTTACTGAAAAGAGACTAGAGGAGCTTCTGGATCTATTCCTAGAAGATTTCAAGGCCAACTTGATAGAGGCACATGGGTGGCCGACCGGTGGCTCGTCGGCCTACAAAGTCGCCAAAGCTGCCCTGAATGCATACACGAGGATCCTTGCCAAGAGGTTCCCCGCGATGCGCATCAACTGTTTGACGCCTGGTTTTGTCAAGAGCGACATGACGATGCACATGGGAGTGTTGACGCTTGAGGAGGGCGCTAGCAACCTGGTGAAGGTCGCTCTCTTGCCCGACGATGGCCCGATGGGTGCTTATTTTGGTAGGGATGGCGTGGTGTCATTTGTGTGA